The following proteins are encoded in a genomic region of Hydra vulgaris chromosome 05, alternate assembly HydraT2T_AEP:
- the LOC105848620 gene encoding calmodulin-beta, with protein MNRFPADLSRDLKDAFEAFDKDGNGSVPVTGLREMLKTIGYNPTDVLLENTSILVDNGNGRIDFKEFIEIIDRLETEEKNEKEARDCFNAFDFMGEGFIASNDIKEALIFVMEKAPPGSINEILKYHRLERNRRVYFSEFKEMVRAFPPSKMNKNS; from the exons ATGAATCGATTTCCAGCTGATTTAAGTCGGGATTTAAAGGATGCTTTTGAGGCTTTTGACAAAGATGGAAACGGATCTGTGCCAGTTACAGGGTTACGAGAGATGTTAAAGACGATAGGCTATAATCCAACGgatgttttattagaaaatacaTCAATTCTTGTTGATAATGGTAATGGACGCATTGATTTTAAAGAGTTCATAGAGATTATTGATAGGTTAGAAAcggaagaaaaaaatgaaaaagaag CTCGAGATTGTTTTAATGCATTTGATTTTATGGGTGAAGGATTTATCGCGTCCAATGACATAAAGGaagcattaatttttgttatggaAAAAGCCCCACCGGGTTCTATAAAtgagattttaaaatatcatag GTTGGAGAGAAACAGACGAGTATACTTTTCTGAATTTAAAGAGATGGTGCGTGCATTTCCACCAtcgaaaatgaataaaaattcataa